Proteins encoded in a region of the Deltaproteobacteria bacterium genome:
- a CDS encoding radical SAM protein yields the protein MEKELSKQKDLIRVIDFRQSFENLVALNYPRRITVELTNRCNLNCQMCPRRHMKAAQGFMPYKLFTKIMDEMAEFGDVTLVPFFRGESLLHPHCIEMLAYAKRKNIGTVQFTTNATLLNEDVSLALIDLGLDFISFSVDSIDPETYESIRRGANLKKVLKNIETFCALKKKKNAAKPEIQVSVVRTDNTRDKIEDFVEFWRNRVDRVRVYEEHSQDGNFGSLDQGKRLAGRMPCLKPFTDMVVYWDGSVALCNHDWDRTDQIGDVNQSTISEIWLSETYEKIRSAHKGRGQLEDLCQNCDHWQAHSYSPTQIGDLYVRHSPSQRQAL from the coding sequence ATGGAGAAAGAATTAAGCAAACAGAAGGACTTAATCCGGGTGATAGATTTTCGCCAGAGCTTTGAAAATCTGGTGGCCTTGAATTATCCCCGGCGCATTACAGTGGAGCTTACCAACCGCTGTAACTTAAATTGTCAGATGTGCCCCCGGCGTCATATGAAGGCCGCCCAGGGTTTTATGCCGTATAAACTGTTTACAAAAATCATGGACGAGATGGCGGAGTTTGGTGACGTCACTTTGGTCCCCTTCTTTCGAGGCGAATCATTACTTCACCCTCATTGTATCGAGATGCTCGCTTACGCCAAAAGAAAGAACATCGGGACCGTCCAGTTTACCACCAACGCCACGCTCCTCAATGAAGACGTCTCCCTGGCCCTGATAGACCTTGGCCTTGATTTTATATCCTTTAGCGTTGATTCCATTGACCCGGAGACATACGAGTCCATACGCCGCGGGGCCAATCTTAAAAAAGTGCTAAAAAACATTGAGACCTTCTGTGCTTTAAAAAAGAAAAAAAACGCGGCCAAACCCGAGATCCAGGTTTCGGTGGTCAGGACAGACAACACCAGGGATAAAATTGAAGATTTTGTCGAGTTCTGGCGGAATCGAGTAGATCGCGTCCGTGTCTATGAAGAACACTCGCAAGATGGCAACTTTGGTTCACTGGACCAAGGCAAACGCCTCGCCGGCCGGATGCCCTGCCTGAAGCCATTTACAGACATGGTCGTTTACTGGGATGGCTCGGTGGCTCTGTGCAATCACGACTGGGACCGGACGGATCAGATCGGAGACGTGAACCAAAGCACCATATCGGAAATATGGTTGAGTGAAACTTACGAAAAGATTAGAAGCGCGCACAAAGGGCGCGGCCAGTTAGAAGACCTGTGCCAGAACTGCGATCATTGGCAGGCTCACAGCTATTCACCCACCCAAATTGGAGACCTCTATGTCCGTCATTCCCCATCCCAGCGCCAGGCCCTTTAA